One genomic segment of Pedobacter endophyticus includes these proteins:
- a CDS encoding glycosyl hydrolase, giving the protein MQRLKYYKVICFFLLISIILSTGVSAQQNENAKPWVFWYWVKGAVSKAGITADLEAMKSNGIAGAYLMSIQGPDKTPVYTPPAVQLTPEWWKLVEFAMSEAKRLDLKIGMHVSDGFALAGGPWITPELSMQKVVWSKINISKPTSKITLPQPQTKENYYQDIAVYAYPSPIGEGVSTRTIVPKVTASNGADATRLVQPGNKKNFTANEPCYIQYEFEKPFTCRTVTIKISGNNYQAQRLAIEVSDDGKRFRSIGRLAPPRHGWQDTDEDVTHSIVPTTARFFRFVYDKKGSEPGAEDLDAAKWKPTLKLVNLELSSAAQINQFEGKNGSVWRVSKRTTDEQIAKSLCVPLNKIINLTNKFTADGTLNWKAPKGNWTILRVGHTSTGHTNATAGGGMGLECDKFNPEAVKLQFDNWYGQAIKHGGPEIAKKVLSVFHVDSWECGSQNWSPVFKAEFLKRRGYDLTPYLAIMTGLPVESASLSENFLYDIRKTISELVVDQFYKTLAKLAKEQGVTFTAESIAPTMMSDGLMHYKTVDVPMGEFWLNSPTHDKPNDMLDAISGAHIYGKNIVQAEAFTTVRMDWNENPSNMKTLQDRNYALGINKLVYHVFVQNPFTDRKPGVTLDGVGLYFQRDQTWWKAGKAWIDYATRTQNLLQQGKPVVDIAVFTGEELPRRSVLPNRLVSTLPGIFGADVVEAEKKRLANVGEPLRQIPAGVTHSANMADPENWVNPLRGYAYDSFNPDALSTATVKDGEVVFASGARYKVLVFPGDMKMNPNYQFISYETLEKLSALVNAGAKVIIADKPLYQYDIKQVNTKYFDQVVNEIWGGAFETIKGNGYSLIMKKRGLGQVIKAPFYADDFTPFGVEKDLAVRYLPSVVSSVFQQAKNVAYVHRETSTKEIYFISNQEDKERVLNFSFRISGRVPQLYDPVTNDTIPLNQWSIYNGRTEVVLKLPANGSVFVIFEKQTESKQLQAGSNWSNFKTTQDISRNWQAKFDTAYGGPLKQVIFNELSDWTKNADSSVKYYSGTAVYTKNFIFNGNAKDKVWIDLGEFASIAEVKINGINCGTLWTTPHRLEISKALKKGENKIEIEVTNTWANRLIGDSKLTQDKRITNTTAPFRLEGKPLNPAGLLGPVVLKVEEK; this is encoded by the coding sequence ATGCAAAGATTGAAATATTACAAGGTTATATGTTTTTTCCTGTTGATCAGTATTATATTGTCAACAGGCGTTTCTGCACAGCAGAATGAAAATGCAAAGCCTTGGGTATTTTGGTATTGGGTTAAGGGAGCAGTTTCAAAAGCTGGCATTACGGCCGATTTAGAGGCGATGAAATCGAATGGAATTGCCGGTGCATATTTGATGAGCATACAAGGGCCCGATAAAACGCCCGTTTACACGCCTCCTGCGGTTCAACTTACGCCCGAATGGTGGAAATTAGTCGAGTTTGCCATGAGCGAGGCTAAGCGTCTCGATTTAAAAATCGGTATGCATGTAAGCGATGGCTTTGCCCTTGCCGGCGGACCTTGGATTACGCCCGAACTTTCCATGCAGAAAGTAGTTTGGTCGAAGATAAATATTAGCAAACCAACCAGTAAAATAACTTTACCTCAACCCCAAACAAAGGAAAATTATTATCAAGATATTGCGGTGTATGCCTACCCATCGCCGATTGGAGAAGGAGTTTCAACCCGAACCATCGTACCGAAAGTTACCGCCAGCAACGGTGCCGATGCTACTAGATTGGTGCAGCCCGGCAATAAGAAAAACTTTACTGCAAACGAGCCCTGTTACATCCAATATGAGTTTGAGAAGCCGTTCACTTGCCGAACGGTAACGATAAAAATCAGCGGGAATAATTACCAGGCGCAACGCTTAGCCATTGAGGTGAGCGATGACGGGAAGCGTTTCCGTTCAATCGGGCGGTTAGCGCCGCCTCGGCACGGCTGGCAAGATACCGATGAAGATGTAACGCACTCCATTGTACCCACAACGGCGAGGTTTTTCAGGTTCGTTTACGATAAAAAAGGATCCGAGCCCGGTGCAGAGGATTTAGATGCAGCCAAGTGGAAGCCAACCTTAAAGCTTGTAAATCTCGAGCTCAGTTCTGCGGCACAGATTAATCAATTTGAGGGCAAAAACGGCTCAGTTTGGCGGGTAAGTAAAAGAACCACCGACGAACAAATAGCGAAGAGCCTGTGCGTTCCGCTCAATAAAATCATCAACTTAACCAACAAGTTTACCGCAGACGGAACCTTAAACTGGAAGGCTCCAAAAGGCAACTGGACCATTTTAAGGGTTGGACATACCTCCACCGGACATACCAATGCTACTGCAGGCGGTGGAATGGGCTTAGAATGCGATAAATTTAATCCCGAAGCCGTAAAGCTCCAATTCGATAACTGGTATGGGCAGGCCATAAAGCATGGCGGGCCAGAAATTGCCAAGAAAGTATTAAGCGTTTTCCATGTAGATAGTTGGGAATGTGGCAGCCAAAATTGGTCGCCAGTATTTAAGGCCGAGTTTTTAAAGCGCAGAGGCTACGATTTAACACCTTATTTAGCCATAATGACAGGATTGCCAGTCGAAAGCGCATCGCTATCCGAAAACTTCCTGTACGACATTCGAAAAACCATTTCTGAACTTGTTGTCGATCAGTTTTACAAAACGTTGGCGAAGCTGGCCAAGGAGCAAGGCGTAACCTTTACCGCCGAAAGTATTGCGCCAACCATGATGAGCGACGGCTTAATGCACTACAAAACGGTTGATGTGCCCATGGGCGAGTTTTGGCTCAATAGTCCCACCCACGATAAACCAAACGATATGCTCGATGCTATTTCGGGCGCTCACATCTACGGTAAAAACATCGTTCAGGCCGAAGCTTTTACAACGGTACGCATGGATTGGAACGAAAATCCCAGCAATATGAAGACTTTGCAGGATCGAAATTACGCCTTGGGAATAAATAAACTGGTTTACCACGTTTTTGTACAAAATCCATTTACCGACCGTAAACCCGGAGTAACATTAGATGGCGTTGGCTTGTACTTTCAACGTGATCAAACTTGGTGGAAAGCAGGCAAGGCATGGATAGACTACGCCACCCGAACGCAAAACCTATTGCAGCAAGGCAAGCCCGTTGTAGATATCGCCGTTTTTACCGGAGAAGAGTTGCCCCGCCGATCTGTGTTGCCCAACAGGCTGGTTAGTACCTTACCGGGTATTTTTGGTGCCGATGTAGTGGAGGCCGAAAAGAAGCGTTTGGCAAACGTGGGCGAGCCATTACGGCAAATTCCTGCTGGCGTAACACATTCAGCAAACATGGCCGATCCCGAGAACTGGGTAAATCCTTTGCGTGGCTACGCATACGATAGCTTCAATCCTGATGCCTTAAGCACGGCGACAGTAAAAGATGGTGAAGTGGTTTTTGCAAGTGGCGCACGTTATAAAGTTTTGGTTTTTCCGGGCGACATGAAAATGAATCCGAATTATCAATTTATTAGCTACGAAACCCTTGAAAAACTCTCAGCACTTGTTAATGCGGGAGCTAAAGTGATTATTGCAGATAAACCCTTGTATCAATATGATATAAAGCAAGTTAATACAAAATATTTTGATCAAGTTGTAAATGAAATTTGGGGCGGAGCTTTTGAGACCATAAAAGGCAATGGTTATTCCTTAATAATGAAGAAACGTGGCCTTGGGCAAGTGATTAAAGCGCCATTTTATGCTGATGATTTTACGCCGTTTGGAGTTGAAAAGGATTTAGCAGTACGCTATCTACCATCTGTAGTCAGTTCTGTCTTTCAGCAGGCAAAAAACGTGGCTTACGTACATAGAGAAACTTCTACTAAGGAAATATACTTCATTTCAAATCAGGAGGATAAAGAGCGTGTATTAAATTTTTCATTCAGGATAAGTGGGAGGGTGCCGCAACTTTATGATCCAGTTACCAATGATACCATACCGTTAAATCAGTGGTCTATTTACAATGGAAGAACGGAGGTTGTTTTAAAATTACCAGCAAATGGATCGGTGTTCGTGATCTTCGAAAAGCAAACCGAATCAAAACAATTGCAAGCCGGGTCGAATTGGAGCAACTTTAAGACCACTCAAGATATCTCCAGAAACTGGCAAGCGAAATTTGATACAGCCTACGGAGGGCCATTAAAACAAGTTATCTTCAACGAATTAAGCGACTGGACAAAAAACGCTGACAGTTCGGTAAAATACTATTCGGGCACGGCGGTTTATACCAAGAACTTCATTTTTAATGGTAACGCGAAAGATAAAGTGTGGATTGATCTAGGCGAATTCGCGAGCATTGCTGAAGTTAAAATCAATGGGATAAACTGCGGTACCTTATGGACTACACCGCATCGGTTGGAGATTAGCAAAGCCTTAAAAAAAGGCGAAAACAAGATCGAAATTGAAGTTACAAACACTTGGGCTAACCGTTTAATTGGCGATAGTAAATTAACTCAGGATAAACGAATTACAAATACGACTGCACCTTTCCGATTGGAGGGTAAACCGTTAAACCCAGCAGGGTTGTTAGGGCCTGTGGTGTTAAAGGTGGAAGAGAAATAA
- the fucP gene encoding L-fucose:H+ symporter permease has protein sequence MNHNTQPEIVAEGDPSAGRKYLLPFILVVSLFFLWGMAHNLDSILIPHLRKACNLNNRQSTLVDFAVFFAYFLMAIPAGMILKKWGYKATMIAGLLAFAFGAFLFVPAANNLSYITFLIALFIIGCGLTMLETSANPYAAVLGDPAKATSRLNLAASFNGLAAMIAPVIGGMFILSGKSHTEAELAAMTEVNRNNYFLEEAAAVKTPYITLGVILVVIAVIFYFIHLPEIKTKSIDGEAKGSFFGALRHKHLKWAVIAQFFYVGAQVCVTSFFIRMAEQGGGFDEKTAASYLAIYGLLFTLGRFAGTALLQFVSSNKLLTIYAVVSVLLCLVAILGQGAYVVYALGGLGFFMSIMFPTIFALGIEGIGDDTKPGSSWLIMSIVGGAILPFGMGTLIDLYGDDIQIGYTIPLVCFLFVLYFGIRGYKIAHK, from the coding sequence ATGAACCACAACACACAACCAGAAATTGTAGCTGAAGGCGATCCATCAGCTGGTAGGAAGTATCTACTGCCCTTTATACTTGTAGTCAGTCTGTTTTTCCTTTGGGGGATGGCACATAATCTCGATTCGATATTAATTCCCCATTTAAGAAAAGCGTGTAATCTAAACAACAGACAATCGACGCTAGTGGATTTTGCTGTATTTTTCGCATATTTTTTAATGGCTATTCCAGCGGGAATGATCTTAAAGAAATGGGGGTATAAAGCAACGATGATTGCCGGGCTACTGGCCTTTGCTTTCGGCGCTTTCCTTTTCGTTCCGGCAGCAAATAACCTATCGTATATCACATTTTTGATTGCCCTTTTCATTATCGGTTGCGGATTAACCATGCTCGAAACTTCGGCAAATCCTTACGCAGCCGTTCTGGGCGATCCTGCAAAGGCTACCAGTCGTCTAAATTTAGCAGCATCCTTCAATGGTTTAGCGGCAATGATTGCACCCGTTATCGGCGGTATGTTTATCCTTTCTGGCAAATCGCATACGGAGGCCGAGTTGGCCGCTATGACAGAAGTCAACCGAAATAATTACTTTCTCGAAGAAGCAGCAGCCGTAAAAACACCATATATCACCTTGGGAGTTATTTTGGTGGTTATCGCTGTAATATTTTATTTCATTCATCTTCCCGAGATTAAAACAAAAAGTATAGACGGAGAGGCAAAAGGAAGCTTTTTTGGCGCATTACGTCACAAGCACCTGAAATGGGCAGTAATAGCGCAATTTTTTTATGTTGGCGCACAAGTTTGCGTAACGAGTTTCTTTATCAGGATGGCAGAACAAGGTGGCGGATTCGACGAAAAAACAGCCGCATCTTATTTAGCAATATATGGTTTATTGTTTACGCTGGGTCGTTTTGCAGGAACAGCTTTATTACAATTCGTTTCATCGAACAAATTACTCACAATTTATGCAGTAGTGTCTGTGTTGCTATGTTTGGTGGCTATTTTAGGTCAAGGCGCTTACGTGGTGTATGCTTTGGGAGGACTTGGTTTCTTTATGTCGATTATGTTTCCAACAATTTTTGCCTTAGGAATAGAAGGAATTGGCGACGACACCAAACCCGGTTCGTCGTGGTTAATTATGTCCATCGTTGGCGGCGCAATCCTACCGTTTGGTATGGGAACCCTAATCGACTTATATGGTGATGATATTCAAATCGGCTACACTATTCCATTAGTTTGCTTCTTGTTCGTGCTCTATTTCGGAATCAGAGGTTACAAAATCGCTCATAAATAA
- a CDS encoding MaoC/PaaZ C-terminal domain-containing protein, with translation MYFKSIFFEDYKLEDKRVTLGRTITETDFVVHAGHTGDFFPHHMDAEWCATQPFKQRIAHGTMIFSIGIGLTASEINPEAMSKGYDKLRFVKPVFIGDTIHSEVTIAEKGESKRPEYGTVTEHVEIINQHGEVVLVCDHLLVVKKAQ, from the coding sequence ATGTATTTCAAATCAATATTTTTTGAAGATTATAAATTAGAGGATAAACGGGTTACCTTGGGGCGGACGATAACGGAAACGGATTTCGTGGTTCATGCAGGGCATACCGGCGATTTTTTTCCGCATCACATGGATGCAGAATGGTGCGCCACACAGCCCTTTAAGCAGCGGATTGCACATGGAACGATGATTTTTAGCATTGGCATCGGCTTAACTGCGTCAGAGATCAATCCCGAGGCCATGAGCAAAGGCTACGATAAATTACGCTTTGTAAAACCAGTTTTCATTGGCGATACGATCCATTCAGAGGTAACGATTGCCGAAAAAGGAGAGAGCAAAAGACCCGAATATGGAACGGTGACGGAACACGTAGAGATTATTAACCAACATGGAGAAGTCGTTTTAGTGTGCGACCATCTGCTGGTAGTTAAGAAAGCTCAATAG
- a CDS encoding Gfo/Idh/MocA family protein: protein MSIDIKYKPELPKTKQPIIIIGAGGIVADAHLPAYRIAGFEVHGIVNRTKERAQKLADTFGIPNVYNSVAEAVNLAPENAVYDLTIMPEQYIETLKQLPDGSAVLIQKPMGDDFAQANEILDLCRKKNLKAAINFQLRFAPFVSAARYLVVQGLIGELYDMEVRVTIKTPWEIFPHVIIHPRLEIQYHSIHYVDLIRSFLGNPKRVLAKTLKHPAKNLSSSRSTILLDYGDTLHAVINANHDHDFGSKHQESFIKWEGTKGAIVAKMGLLMDYPHGVPDVFEYCISKEGEVPDPITIGWQTVKLEGSWFPEAFIGTMANLMRYNEGSTDVLHTSVEDVIQTMAVVESAYQSSDNGGIKVF from the coding sequence ATGAGTATTGACATAAAATATAAGCCCGAATTACCGAAAACGAAGCAGCCGATTATCATTATTGGCGCAGGCGGAATTGTGGCCGACGCCCATCTGCCAGCATATCGGATTGCTGGTTTTGAAGTGCATGGAATTGTAAACCGAACCAAGGAACGGGCGCAGAAACTGGCCGATACCTTTGGTATTCCGAATGTATATAACTCGGTTGCCGAGGCCGTGAATTTGGCGCCAGAAAACGCCGTTTACGATTTAACGATCATGCCTGAGCAATACATCGAAACCTTGAAACAGTTGCCCGACGGAAGCGCAGTATTGATTCAGAAGCCCATGGGCGATGATTTTGCGCAGGCAAACGAGATTCTTGATTTATGTAGAAAAAAGAATTTAAAGGCTGCAATCAACTTTCAACTGCGTTTTGCGCCATTTGTAAGCGCTGCAAGGTATTTGGTTGTTCAGGGGTTAATTGGCGAGTTGTACGATATGGAAGTACGCGTAACGATTAAAACACCTTGGGAGATTTTTCCACATGTAATTATTCACCCTCGGCTGGAGATTCAATACCACAGCATTCATTACGTCGATTTAATTCGTTCATTTTTGGGCAATCCGAAACGTGTTTTGGCAAAAACCTTAAAACATCCTGCTAAGAATTTATCTTCATCCCGCTCGACCATTTTATTGGATTATGGCGATACCCTGCATGCCGTGATTAATGCCAACCACGACCATGATTTCGGCTCCAAACATCAGGAAAGCTTCATCAAGTGGGAAGGAACTAAAGGCGCAATTGTAGCAAAAATGGGTCTGTTGATGGATTATCCGCACGGCGTGCCCGACGTTTTTGAGTATTGTATTTCGAAGGAAGGCGAAGTACCTGATCCGATAACTATCGGATGGCAAACCGTTAAACTCGAAGGTTCTTGGTTTCCCGAAGCGTTTATCGGCACAATGGCAAACCTAATGCGCTATAACGAGGGTTCGACAGACGTTTTGCATACCAGTGTTGAAGATGTAATCCAAACGATGGCGGTTGTAGAAAGTGCTTATCAATCGAGTGATAATGGAGGAATAAAGGTTTTTTAA
- a CDS encoding extracellular solute-binding protein, with the protein MHNQIETFKIAVRKFAPFEAAMQYFWDQYCQISGCKLKLELVVMDLHELHARTIAQKGLANGDFDIAHISTDWVLEGYANHDFEVLNPYLNKNIPEGFPRGWSKSLLGLQRFGWEVVGLPFHDGPECFIYRKDLFEDETEKANYLTQFGKALAVPKTWEDFHQVAQFFNRPADNLYGSIFACYPDGHNTVFDFCLQLWTRGGALVDQNGFIKIDTRAAIDGLDFYRKIVNDKTAVHPQSPKFESVAAGNAFMQGEAAMMINWFGFAAMCEVDSNSKVKGKVDVELLPAAEGKKSASLNVYWLYTIGKGSKNKAIAYDFLRFALAEEQDKQLTLAGGIGCRISTWKDQEINEIIPYYHKLEALHEVANMLPQKKNWAEIAAIIDQMVLQAMNTDTPTEDLIKEAQYRINEIDK; encoded by the coding sequence ATGCATAACCAAATAGAAACCTTTAAAATAGCCGTTCGCAAATTTGCGCCCTTTGAAGCTGCTATGCAGTATTTTTGGGATCAATATTGCCAAATTTCGGGCTGTAAACTAAAGTTGGAGCTTGTGGTGATGGATTTGCACGAACTTCATGCTCGTACAATTGCACAAAAAGGATTGGCAAACGGCGACTTTGACATTGCCCACATCAGCACCGATTGGGTTTTAGAGGGCTACGCCAATCACGATTTCGAGGTTTTAAATCCTTATCTCAATAAAAATATTCCCGAAGGTTTCCCAAGAGGATGGAGTAAGTCGCTTTTAGGCTTGCAGCGCTTCGGCTGGGAAGTAGTGGGATTGCCCTTTCACGATGGCCCCGAATGTTTCATCTACCGGAAGGATTTGTTTGAAGATGAGACCGAAAAGGCAAACTATTTAACCCAATTTGGCAAGGCTTTAGCAGTGCCGAAGACCTGGGAAGATTTTCATCAGGTAGCGCAGTTCTTCAATCGCCCAGCGGATAATCTGTACGGAAGTATTTTCGCCTGTTATCCCGATGGGCATAACACCGTTTTCGACTTTTGCCTGCAATTGTGGACGAGGGGCGGAGCCTTAGTTGATCAAAATGGATTTATCAAAATTGATACACGGGCAGCAATCGATGGCTTAGATTTTTACCGTAAAATTGTGAACGATAAAACCGCGGTACATCCACAGTCGCCCAAATTTGAGTCCGTTGCCGCCGGAAATGCTTTTATGCAGGGCGAAGCAGCTATGATGATCAATTGGTTTGGCTTTGCGGCTATGTGCGAAGTAGATTCAAATTCGAAAGTAAAAGGTAAGGTCGATGTTGAACTCCTGCCAGCCGCTGAGGGGAAAAAATCAGCGTCGCTAAACGTTTACTGGCTTTATACCATCGGAAAAGGAAGCAAAAACAAAGCTATTGCTTACGATTTTCTTCGCTTTGCATTGGCTGAGGAGCAAGATAAACAACTGACGCTAGCGGGAGGAATTGGTTGCAGAATCTCAACTTGGAAAGATCAGGAGATTAACGAAATCATTCCGTATTACCATAAATTGGAAGCCTTACATGAAGTAGCCAATATGTTGCCCCAGAAAAAAAACTGGGCCGAAATAGCCGCAATAATCGACCAAATGGTTTTGCAGGCAATGAATACCGACACACCAACTGAAGATTTGATTAAAGAGGCGCAGTATAGGATTAATGAAATTGACAAATGA
- a CDS encoding CaiB/BaiF CoA transferase family protein, with the protein MRPLEDYLVIDFSQFLSGPSASLRLADMGARVIKIERLGVGDICRTLYTSNLIMNGESSVFHAINRNKESFEVDLKNEEDCEMVRELLKKADVMIHNFRPGVMQRLGFDYPSVTALNPTIVYGEISGYGTKTAWKNKPGQDLLLQSVTGLTSLTGNADSGPVAMGLSIVDMLAGAHLAQGLLACLYRRAIKNEGGFVQVSMMESAYDFQFETITTFMNDGGSLPERSKKNNANAYLGAPYGIYQTENGYLALAMGSIPQLGNLLGCEQLEDYVEVSEAFDKRDEIKAILAEHLLLATTEKWLSVLEPADIWCADVLNWNALMAHDGFKVLNMVQEVKMVDGYTYQTTRCPIRIDGELLTSSKGSPKLGQDNEKIINEFITQNSTANA; encoded by the coding sequence ATGAGACCGCTTGAAGATTATTTAGTTATCGATTTCAGCCAGTTTCTTTCGGGGCCATCGGCAAGTTTACGCTTGGCCGATATGGGCGCCCGGGTAATCAAGATTGAGCGTTTGGGCGTGGGCGATATTTGCCGTACGCTCTATACTTCAAACCTGATTATGAATGGCGAATCGTCGGTTTTTCATGCCATCAATAGAAATAAGGAAAGTTTCGAAGTCGATTTGAAGAACGAGGAAGATTGCGAAATGGTTCGCGAACTGCTGAAAAAGGCCGATGTGATGATTCACAATTTCCGACCCGGCGTAATGCAACGCTTAGGTTTCGATTATCCTTCAGTTACCGCCTTAAATCCAACAATTGTTTATGGCGAAATTTCGGGCTACGGCACAAAAACAGCATGGAAAAACAAACCCGGTCAGGATCTGCTTTTGCAGTCGGTTACCGGCTTAACTTCCTTAACCGGGAATGCCGACAGCGGCCCTGTTGCAATGGGGCTATCTATCGTTGATATGCTGGCTGGCGCACATTTGGCGCAAGGACTTTTAGCCTGTTTATACCGCAGGGCGATTAAAAACGAGGGCGGTTTTGTGCAGGTAAGTATGATGGAATCGGCCTACGATTTTCAGTTTGAAACCATTACCACCTTTATGAACGATGGTGGGAGCTTGCCCGAGCGATCAAAAAAGAACAATGCAAACGCATATTTGGGCGCTCCGTATGGGATATATCAAACAGAAAACGGATATTTAGCCTTGGCAATGGGCTCAATTCCCCAGCTTGGAAACTTGTTGGGATGCGAGCAATTGGAAGATTACGTTGAAGTGAGTGAGGCATTTGATAAACGGGATGAAATTAAAGCTATCTTAGCCGAACACCTGCTATTGGCAACTACCGAAAAATGGCTCTCGGTATTAGAACCTGCCGATATTTGGTGTGCCGATGTATTGAACTGGAATGCGTTAATGGCTCATGATGGTTTTAAAGTGCTGAACATGGTGCAAGAAGTAAAAATGGTTGATGGTTATACCTACCAAACCACCAGATGCCCGATTCGTATTGATGGAGAATTGTTAACTTCATCAAAAGGTTCGCCAAAATTAGGACAGGATAATGAAAAAATTATCAACGAATTTATAACACAGAATAGCACTGCAAATGCATAA
- a CDS encoding CaiB/BaiF CoA transferase family protein — protein sequence MNRPLEGLLVLEFCQFLAGPSAGLKLADLGARVIKIERPKTGDACRQLSIKNLFVDEDSLLFHTINRNKESYAADLKNPADLERLKKLIAKADVMTHNFRPGVMEIIGLDYQTVQQINPRIIYGVVTGYGNEGPWKNKPGQDLLVQAVSGLTFLSGVDIDGPVPFGLSVSDIMCGNHLAQGIMAALIKRAKTNQSVLVEVSLLESILDVQFEVLTTYLNDGGKLPDRSGAKGSAHAYLSAPYGMYETNDGYIAMAMGNLPNICAIIKCDIADLYVEAGSAFENRDKLIVRLAERFKQEPTNYWVTLLEEHGIWCAEVLNYQTATVLSTYKDLEIEQHLDLTSGLKIKTTVSPIRLDNKKLFAAKSAPKLGGNTADINKEFELET from the coding sequence ATGAACAGGCCATTAGAGGGACTTTTGGTTTTAGAGTTTTGCCAGTTTCTGGCAGGCCCATCCGCAGGTTTAAAACTGGCCGATTTAGGCGCCCGTGTCATTAAAATCGAGCGGCCAAAAACGGGAGATGCTTGCCGTCAACTATCCATCAAAAATCTTTTTGTTGATGAAGACAGCTTGCTTTTTCATACCATTAACCGCAATAAGGAAAGTTATGCCGCCGATTTAAAAAATCCAGCAGATTTAGAAAGGCTTAAGAAATTGATTGCTAAGGCCGATGTAATGACGCATAATTTCCGCCCCGGGGTGATGGAAATAATAGGTTTGGATTATCAAACGGTACAACAGATCAATCCTAGGATAATCTACGGCGTGGTAACAGGCTATGGAAACGAAGGCCCATGGAAAAATAAACCGGGACAGGATTTGTTGGTACAGGCCGTGTCAGGCTTAACCTTTTTATCGGGCGTTGATATCGATGGACCAGTGCCTTTCGGGCTTTCGGTTTCGGATATTATGTGCGGAAACCATTTGGCGCAAGGTATTATGGCGGCGCTAATCAAAAGGGCAAAAACAAATCAGAGCGTTCTGGTTGAAGTGAGCTTGCTCGAATCGATTTTAGATGTTCAATTTGAAGTACTCACCACCTACCTAAACGATGGCGGGAAATTACCCGATAGGAGCGGCGCAAAAGGTAGTGCACACGCTTATTTGAGCGCACCCTACGGCATGTACGAAACGAACGACGGTTATATTGCGATGGCGATGGGCAACCTCCCGAATATTTGTGCGATCATTAAATGCGATATCGCCGATTTGTATGTGGAGGCAGGTTCGGCGTTTGAAAATCGGGATAAATTAATTGTGCGTTTGGCAGAACGATTTAAGCAAGAGCCTACAAATTATTGGGTTACGCTGTTAGAAGAGCACGGAATTTGGTGTGCCGAAGTGTTGAATTACCAAACGGCGACTGTTTTGAGTACGTACAAAGACCTTGAAATAGAGCAACATTTAGATTTAACCAGCGGTTTAAAAATTAAGACGACGGTTAGTCCTATTCGCTTGGATAATAAGAAATTATTTGCCGCCAAGTCCGCACCAAAATTAGGCGGAAACACGGCAGATATTAATAAGGAGTTTGAGTTAGAGACTTAA